CCGGCGCTCGAGCAGCGGGGTGAGGTAGGTGCGAATGATGGAAGGCGTCTCAGGCTGATCGAGCCATCCCTCTTCCACCAGGTGCACCAGCAGCGGGGCGGCCTCGGTGATGACCACGGCGTCGTGACGCATCTCCGTGATCAGGCGCTCGTAGATGCCGCTGCCGACCGTGGCGCGGGTGCCGATGACGCCGATGCGCCCGCTCTGGGTCGCCGCCACCGCCGCGCGCACTGCCGGGTCAATAACGCCGATGACCGGCACCTCCAACCGCTCGCGCAAGGCCTCGAGCGCGACTGCGGAGGCGCTGTTGCAGGCTACGACTATCAGCCGCGCGCCCTCGCGCAGCAGGAACCGCGCATCCTCCAGCGCGTAGCGCGTCACCGTCTCCGCCGACTTGCCGCCATAGGGCAACCGCGCGGTATCGCCGAAATACGTCACCCGGTAGTCGGGCAGCACCTCGAACAGGCGGCGCACGACGGTGAGCCCGCCGATGCCGGAGTCGAACACGCCGATCATCTCGAATCTCCGGCGGAGGCGCCGCTCCCGGGCGAGTCGGCCGCAGCCGGCGTCGGCTGGGACCGCGCGGCCGCGGCCCCGGTCTGCACCCATTTGACCGATTCCAGCTCCGCATAGTAGGCGAGCAAGCCGCCCTCCTCCGCAAAGCGCCGCACGCCATCGGTGATCGCTTGGGCCGCCCGCTGCTGGAACTCCGGGCTGCCCAGCAGGGCCTCCTCTTCGGCGGAACTGAGGAAAGCCAGCTCCACCAGTGCGGCGGGCATGAGCGACCTGCTGGTGACGACGAAGTCCTTGCGGCGCCGCACGCCGCCGTCCTTGCGCCCGAGCCCTTTCAGCAGCTCCTGCTGCAAGACCTTGGCGAGGCCGAGGCTGCGGGGAGTGGAGTAGTAGGTCTCGGTGCCGCGGGCGCTCGCCGACCCGGCGTTGCAGTGGATGGAGATGAAGACGTCGGCGCCCTGCTTGTTGGCGACGCCGGCGCGCATGGTGAGCTCGCGCCTCAGTTGGTCGCGCGGGGCGGGGACGGGCAAGGGGATGAGGCTGCAGTCCTCGCGGCGGGTGAGGAGGACCCGCGCTCCTTGCGCGCGCAGCAGCTTTTCGGCGCGCAGGGCGACCGCCAGATTCACCGTCTTCTCCTCCAGCCCGCTTCGCCCGGGCGCACCCGGCTGGCCCCCCCCGTGGCCCGGGTCGAGCACGACCGTCACGTCGCCCGGCGGCACCTGCCCCAACAGGACGCACAGGCCCCGGGGCCCGCGCGCCAGCGCCGCCGGCTGCGGGCTGCGCAAGTTGAGGACGATGCGCGCCTCATTCTCCCCCGTCTGCTCGGCGGTGGCGGACTCGACCAGCGGGTGCTCGCCCTCGACCCTCTCCTCCGTCAGCCGCGCGTTCGAGAGCTCGACCACGGTCTGGGGCGTGCCGCGGCGGTCGCTCAGGCTCGCCACCGGCGCGCCACTGGCGTTGACCACCAAGGCGCAGACCGTATCCGAGCGCCGCACCAGGCGAATCGAGTCCACGGTCACGGTTCCCTGCGCAGTCTCCGGCTCCAGCTTGGGGGCGGGGAGGTCAATCACGATCGTGCGCCCCCCATCGGTCGTGCTGTGGTGGTAGGCTGGGACCTCCTGTTTGAGATCGAGCACCACGCGCACCGAGTCCGGGTTGAGCGAATTCTGGCTGGCGCGCACCGACACGAGATCCGCCTCGTTGACGAGGATCTGCTGTTCGGCGGCGAACAGGTCGGCGTTGGCGACGTCCACGTAGATGCGCGGCGGCTGCTTGAGGGTGCCGGCGGAATAGGAGAGCTGGGCGCTGCCGCCGATGGTGACGCGCACCTTGTCGGGCAGGCGCGCGAAGGTGATGTCGGTGACCCGCGGATGCAGGAAGATGGTGCGCGACTGCTGATCCCAGCGGTAAGCGATGCCGAGATGCCAGGCGACGGTGCGCAGGGGCAGGAACAGATGCTCGCCCTGGCGCGACACCGCCGCCGGCAGGGCGCGCTCGACGCCGTTCACCAGGGCCTGGTCGCTGCCGGTGCGAACGATGAGCGAGGCCCCGTTGGGGGCCCGCATGTCAATGCGGCCGTCGGCGGCGGTAATCTGCACCCCGAGGCGTCGCAGCGCCGCCACCGCGGGAGCGCACACCTCTTCCTTGTCGGCCAACACCTGGAAGGGCGCCGGGCTCGGCATCGGCTCCCCGCCGGCGACGAAGCGGTCCGCCGCCGCGGGTACGGCAACGAGTGCTGCGAGCAGGGCTGCGACGCTGGCTGCGAAAGCTGGTCTCATGATGGACGCCACCAGGAGGGGAAAGTTCCTTCCCGCCCCGGGCCTGGGCGCTGCCCTGGGCGACGGGGAACTGTCCCCTCGCGCCCGGCGGCGCCAGGTATTGTAGCAGCTTTGCAGGGCCCGCACAACCCGCCAAACAGGAGTTCAGCGCTCTCCGCACGATGGTGACGCCGCCAGTTCCCGCGCCAGGCGGCACAGCTCAGCGGCGGCGTGGTCGAAGAAGCGGCGATAGCTCTCGCACAGGTAAGACCGCCGCTCCATCGGCCGCGTGTCACCTCCGGCCGCCGGCAGCCGGTCCTTGCAGCACCCGCCGCGACACAGGTCGAGCCATTCACACCCGGCGCACGCGGCGGCGTTGGCAGCCCGCTGCGCGCAGAAGTCGCGCCAGCGCGCGGTCGCAAACAGGGCGTCGAAGTCATCCTGCATGAGGTTGCCGAGCCGCCACTCGGGCCGCACGAAGAAGTCGCACGGATAGACGTCCCCGTTGTGCTCGACCACCAGGTAGCCGCTGCACGGGCCATCGAGCTCGCACAGGCTGCCGCGCCCGCGGAGCTCCCGCTCCATGATGGCGTCGAATAGCCGCACCGACACCTTTCCCGCGCCGTCCTCGCGCCAGGCGTCGAAGACCGCGCACAGGAAGTCGCCGTAGCCGGCCGGGGACACCGCGTATTCCGCGGCCCGGCCGCCGCCCCCGCCGGCCTCGACGCACGGGATCAACTGCAGATGGGTGAAGCCCCGGTCGCGCAGGAAGCGGTAGATCTCGGCCCCGTGCGGCGCGCTGGCCGCGGTCACCAACGTCAGCAGGTTGAACTCCACGCCGACGTCGCGCAGGTGGCCAATCCCCGCCATCACGGCGTCGAAGCTGCCGCCGGCGGCCCCGGTGCGATAGTGATCGTGGATATGGCGCGGGCCGTCGAGGCTAACGCCGACGAGCACGCTGTAGGCCCGAAACAGCCGCGCCCATTCGCGGTCCAGGAGCACGCCATTGGTCTGCACGGCGTTGGCGACCGGCTGGCCCCCACGGCCGTGACGCGCCATGAGGCCGAACGCGTCAACGAAGAAATCGAGCCCCGCCAGCAGCGGCTCTCCCCCTTGCCAGCTAAAGGTGGCGATGCCCCGACGCGTCGGGGCCAGATACGTGCGGATCATGTGTTCGAGCACGTCGCGCGCCATGCGGTGCCCGGGAGTGGCAGGGTACATCGCCCCCACGCGGCGGTAGAAGCAATAGCGACACGCCAGATTGCAGTCGGCGGAAACGGGCTTTATAAGGAGCTGGAAGTCCCGTGGACGATTCATGGCGCTCGGTCGTCACGGCCCGCGGCGAGGCCGTGTCGTCCACCTCCGGATTGCGCGCGGCGCTGGTTCACCGCCATCGGCCTACGGCGGACTGACGCTCAGCCAGTTGTCCCAGTACGTATTCGCCGCGAACTCGAGCTGCTGGTAGCTGGGGCGATAGAAGTCGTTGTAGTCGTTCTTGCCGGGGACGAATATCGCCAGGCCGTGGGAGTTGCGGCGGGCGTTGTTGTGCGCCTCGGCGATGACCACGTCCTGCACCGTTTGCATCACCGTCTGGGCGGCGGTGACGACGTTGTCGCGCGCGACGAGGCCGCTGATGAGTTGGGCGAAGTCGTAGAGGTCCTTGTTGTCGGGGTAGGCGTAGCGCTGGGCCTGGGTGCGGGCGGAGGTTATCTGCGTGGAGTAGGCGGGCATCGCCGTCGCCAGGGCGCGCCCGAAACCATCCACTGCCAGGGCCACGCCGTCCATCTTCGCCAGCGCGACCGCCGACTGCGTAAGGCCGCTGGTGTAGCCGATGGAAGCGTAGTAGTCGAGCGTCTGCGTCACGATCCGCTCGGCGAATTGCTCGGGCGTCATGGTGGGCGTTGCCACCAGGCTGGCCAGGAACGTCTGGTAGGCATAGCCAGGCCCCGGTGGGCTTTCCTCGGAGCCGACCATGAGCCGACCGAAATGACGCAGCTGGTAGGCGACCTCGACCATCTGCATGAGGGAGGCGTCAAAGCAGATGATGTCGAGCCGGGGCTGCACGTCGAGCGCCTGTGGCAGGTCGGTGATGCTGATGTGGCTGCTGACGGTCCAGTCGTAGGAGACGCCGCGGGTGGCGGGGTTTCTCGCCTCGGCGGTGCGCGCGCTGCGCCATCCCGCTCCGTGGTCCCAGAGGACGACCATATAGTGCTCGGCGGGGTAGGCGGCGACGCCCCACTGCACGAAATCGCGCAGCATCCGCCAGTCGCCCATGTCCACCTCGCCCAGGTCTTGCAGCACCGGCGAGCTGATGGTCGCGGTATCGCTATCCTTGACGACGCGCAGACGCCGGCACCCGGTCCAATCGCCGTTGCTGGTGTCGTAGCCGGCGATGCGGTCCATCTGCACAATGATGTCCACCTCGGGCGAGGAGCCGACCATCTCCATCTCGTTGACATCCTGCACCCCGAACTCCTCGAGGTCGTTGTCGGCGTTGAGGAATACCAGGATCGTCCATTTGCGCTCGGAGGGCTGCAGCAGCGTGTTCGGCACCGTGGCCACCTGCCCGGCGACCACCGTCACTTGCGCCACCGCCGTCAGGAAGCCCGACTTGCTGATGGTCAGCGTTTGCGCCCCGATGGCTACCCGGTCCAGGCGGAAATAGCCCGCGGCGTCGGTGGTGGCGACAGTCGCGCCGCCGGTGACCATGACCAGCGCCCCCGGCGCCGGCTCGTAGCCGGGCGGCGGCGTCGGCCCCCGGCCGAGCGCCAGCATCGGCGTCTGCGCGGCGGCGGGCAGGGTCTGCCCGAACACATAGCCTTCGATCGAGCCAACGGCGGAGCCGGAGCCCCCGCCGCAGCCCGCCGTCATCAACATCAGCAAGGCGCCCGCCACCAGCAGCGCCGCAATCACGAGAATACGCATCCTCAGGCTCCTGCAGACGATGGAAAGAGCGACGAGGGAACACAGGCCCCCTTACCGCACCGATGGAATGAAGATTCCAGAGGAGCGGCCCTAATCCTCTCGGTATGCGCAGCACGCGCAGGAGCGCGCGCGCCGCGCGTCGAACAGCAAAGGCGATGAAGCGCCTGCCCCTGCCGGCTCCGGCGGAGCCCGGCGGGGCGTGGTCGAGGGTGATGCTGTCGTGCCGGTTGCGCCCGCCGTGAAGAGCACTTGGAACGCGTGGGTCGAGGTTGACACCGCGGCGATGCGCCGCAATGCCGCGGCCGTGTGCCGCCTCGTCGGCGCCGGCGTGCAGGTGATGGCGGTGGTCAAGGCCGACGGCTACGGCCACGGCGCCCTGGCGGCGGCACGGGCGGCGCTGGAGGGAGGCGCATCGTGGCTGGGTGTGGCAAGCGTCGAGGAGGGGGCCCAGCTTCGAGCGCAGGGGATCGCAGCGCCGGTGCTGGTGCTGGGGTGCGGCCTGCCCGACCAGGCGGCGCAAGTGGTGGAACAAGGGCTGACGCAGACGCTGGCGACGGGGGAGATGGCGCGCGCGTTGTCGGCGGCGGCGGTCGGGGCGGGCGCCGAGGTGGGCGTGCACATCAAGGTGGACACCGGCATGGGGCGGCTCGGCGTGCTTCCGCATCAGGCGGCGGCCTTTGCGCGCCTGGCGAACGATCTGCCCGGTCTGCGCGTCGAGGGCATGTGCTCCCATCTCGCCACCGCCGATGATGATGACCCAACCTGCGCGCGGGCGCAGGCCCGGCGTTTCCAGCAGACCCTGGCCGAACTCGCGGCCCAGGGCATCGAGCCGCCGCTGCGCCACCTCGCCAATAGCGCCGCGGTCGTGCGCTTCCCGGAGATGCATTTCGACCTGGTGCGGGCGGGGCTGTTGATCTACGGGCTCAATCCGCTGCGGCGGCCGCTGACCGAGCTTGACCTGGTACCGGCGCTGGCGTGGAAGACCCGCATCGCCTGCGTCAGGCGGGTGCCGGCGGGGCAGCCGCTCAGCTATGGCGGGCTCTACGTTACCCCGCGTCCGAGCCGTATCGCATGCTTGCCGGTGGGATACGCGGACGGATTCCCGCGCGCCCTGACCAACGTCGGCACGGTGCTGGTCGGCGGGCGGCGCTGCCCGGTGGTGGGCGCGGTGTGCATGGATCAGACGCTGGTGGATATCGGCGATGCCGACGCGCAGGTGGGTGACGAGGTGGTGCTTATCGGGGAACAGGCCCGGGAGCGAATCACCGCCAATGATCTGGCCGCCGCCCAGGGGACGGTGGTGCACGAGGTCGTAGCGCGCTTGGGGAAGCGACTCCCGCGCATCTGCGCGGACGAGGTCGCGACGCAGGAGGGCGACACATGAAGGCATTATCTCACTGGAGTGCGAGGAGGCGCCGATGGCCGGCGCTGACGGCGGCTGCGGTCACGGCATTGGCGGTGCGCGCAGCCGTCGCGGCGCCTGCCGCCGCGCCCCCGCAGCCGGCGCCGGCGGCGCCCCGGGCCGCGGCGGTGCAGCAGGGCGCCGCGGTCGAGGCCGCCGAGGTGCTGCGCGTGGCCGATGCGGTGGCGCAGTCGGTGGCCGCCACGCAGCGCATTCCCGCGGGCGACGTCGTCACCCTCAAGGATGGCAGTGCCCGGGCGCTGTCGGCGGCGCAATTGTTCGTCCTGCTTGCCCGCTTCCTGGGCAACGGCCACGAGCAGGGGGTGACGCCGGACCATGCCCCGTGTCCGCCGCGGATGGCGGGCCCGCTGGAAACGTCGTCGGCGCCCGTCGCACTGGCGCGTGAGGTCGTGATTCCAGCGGCGGACCTGCTGGCCCAGGCGCGCGTCACCGCCGATGTCGCCGAGGCCACGGGCAGTGTGCCCAGCGGCGTATGGGTGCAGGGACTGCGCCTGAGCCCGGCGCAGTACATGGGGGCGCTGGCAACCATGCTGCAGCACGCGGCGACGACGGGCGCGGTGCCGGAGCAGGTCGCGGTGGGCAACTACCTCCCGCCGCTGGACTGGGCCGTGAACTCGGCGGCGGGCGGCGAACCCGCCGCGCCCCCGCCGCACCTGTCCGCGGCGCCCGCGCAACTTGCGTCGGCGCCTGTCGCTAGCCTGCGGGAACCGGTGATGGCGGAGCCGGAACCGGTGCTGGCCCCGACGCCCGAGCCGGCGCTCACCGTGTACGTGCCGACGAAGCCGCCCCTGTCGGGCGCACTGAAGCTCACCGTCGAGTACGAAGGGCCGCCCGCCTTCATCCGCCTGTCGGTTGACGGCAGGGCCAAGGCGGCGTCCAACATGTCTCACTTCACCTACGTGTGGGACACCCGCCTGGAGCCCGACGGCGATCACCTGCTGCGTATCGCCGCGGTTGACAGCGCGGAGCGCACCCTCGACCATCTCGAAGCCAGCCTCGAGACCGCCAACGGCAATCTTCCTCTCCGCTGACCGGGGAGGATGCAGCGTCCAAGGTCGCCGACGGAGGGCGCACCGCGGCTGGAGCAGGTCGCAGCGCCTGCCATGACCGCCCTGCGACGTGGAAGGTTACCGTGAACGCATCCAGCGCCGTGCTTCTCAACTGGCTGCTCTTCTTCCCGTTCGTGGCGGCTGTGGTCATCGCCGCCTTCCCGCGCATCCTGCGCCTGCTCCCCGCGCAGGAGCGCTCCCTCGCGCTGGGCGCGCCGGGCGCTACCGCCGTCGCCACGGTCCTGCTCTCGCTGGGCGTTGCGGGCGCCATGGGCGCCGCAATCGCCCGCGAAGGCTACGTCTACGCCGACTATCTGTGGACCCCTGCTTTCTTCCAGTTGCGGCTGCGGCTTGACGCTCTGGGGTTCTATGCCCTGCTGGCGATTCTGGCGGCGCTGCTTCCGACGGCGGTATGGGCGAGCGCGACCGGCGCGCGCGACCACTTGCGCTGGGCCGGTTTCGCGGGGGCGCTGGGCGCGTTTACGGGCGTGGTGCTCGCGGCGGACCTGGTGGTGCTGTACATCTTCTGGGAGCTGTCCGCGCTCGCGCTGTGGGTGGCGCTCGCGCCGCCGTTCGCCCCCGGCAAGCGGTTCCTGGCCTGGAGCCACGCGGGCGGGCTGTGCGTCCTGGTGGCGGTGCTGCTGGTCGCCGGGATGACGCTTGACACGCATATCTACAGCGCCGGCCCCGGTTTGCTCATGCAGCGCCTATCCTGGGTGAAATGGGTGGGGCTGCTGTTGCTGGTCGGTCTCGCGTTCAAGCTGGGGTTGGCGCCGGCGCACTCCTGGCTGCGGGATCTGACGCACGCGGGGAGCGGCATCTGGGGGGTGGCCCTGCCGGGAGTCGGTCTGGTGACGGCGGGGTACGGAGCGATCAGGCTCGTGTCCTACATACTCCCGTCATACGCCGCGGCGGCACTGGCGTGGCTGCCGGCGTTGTTGGGGCTGATCACCGTGGTCTACGCGGGGATGCGGGCGCTGTTGGCCGATGACCCGGCCACGGGCGTAAGCTTCTTGTTGGCCGCGGCGGCCGGCCAGGTCGCGTTCGCCCTCGGCGTGGGGATGCGCGGGGCGAGCGCTGGTCTCACCGGGGCGATCGCACTGCTGCTCCCGCTGGCTCTGGGGGCGTCCCTGCTCGGCGCCGGCGGCGCGGGAGGCTTAGGCGCAGCCACCTGGCGCGACTTGCGCGGCAGGTTCAGATCTGCTCCGGCGCAGGGCACCGCGCTGCTCGCGGGGGTCTGGACGCTGGCGGGCGCGCCCCCGCTCGCTGGATTCTGGGCGCAGCGCGCAGTCGTCGCCGCGGCGCGGCACGAGGGGGTGGGTCTGAGCGCGCTGGCGCTCATCGCGCCGATCTTGTTCGCGGCCTACGGCGTGCGGGCGGCGACGATTGGCTTCGCGCGCGATGGAGGTTCCCCCGGGCGGGAACCGCGATGGCGCGGGTGGTGGGTGTTCGGGGTCGTGCTCTTATCCGCAGCCCTGGGGATGGCGCCTGGCCTGTGGATGCCCTACGTGCTGAAGATCACACAGAGCCTGACGGGAGGCTGAGGCATGTCCTCTGTCGCGGCGCAAGCAGGTGGATACATGGCGCTCGCCGGCGCCGCGGCCGCCATGGCCGTGGGCGCGGCCGGGCTCTTCTCCACCCGGCTGCGATCGGTCGTGGTTTACTCGGCCGTCCTGCAGGCCGGGTACGCGGGAGTGGGCGTAGCGGCGGGCCTGCTGGCCAAGCAGAGCGGCGGATACAGCGCCGCGATGTTTCAGGTCATCGCTGGCGCAGCCGGAGTGGGGCTGATGTGGGTCGCCACGCGCGCCATCGGCGCGCATACCGGTGAGCCGCCGGCGCCGGAGTCCACGCCACAGGTGTGGTGCGTGTTCTGCCTGGCGTTGTCATGCATGTCGCTGGTCGGCCTGCCGCCGCTGGCGGGGCTGCCGGCAAAGGTGGCGATTATCCATGCGGGGCTGCGGAACCCTCTCGCCCTGTTCGTCGTCACTATCGGTGCGGCGGCTCTGGGCGTGGTGAGCCTGTGGGCCTACGCGAGCATCGTCTTGCCGATGGTCCTCGGCCGCGCCAGCGCCGACCGGCCGGTTGTAGGCCGAGGGCTGCGAGCGGCAGTGGACGCGCTGGTCGCGGTGCTGGTTGCGCTGGGGCTAGTGCCATACATCGGGTTCGCCATCGGCGCGGCGGTGGCGGGCGGGCCCTAGCCGGCAAAGGCAGAGCGCCCACTAGATATAGCCCATCAGGCCGGCCGGAAGTCCAATATCTTGTGAGAAACCGCACGCCGAGGGGTTTACAGCACGTCGGCATTGTGCTAGCATACGGGCATCTCGGCAGGGCGCGACCGACGCGCCCGCATGAGAGGTGACAGGGATATTGCAGCGCATCGCAGCAGTGACCGCGGTCTTGGTCGTCGCAGGGCTCACCTTCGCCTGCATCCCACCGCCGGCCGCAAGCAGACCATCACCGGCTCCAGCCGCTGAACCCGCGGACGTCGCGCAGTGTGTTCTCAGCAGCGCGGCCGCGGTGGCCCTTTGCGCCCTCCCCACGCCCAGCGCCGTGATCGCCTCCGCCCCCCTCATCAACGACGCGTTGACACAGTCGTACGAATCCCTGCAGCCCGTGCTTCGCAGCGAACCGCCGCCACCTCGCACAGCGGCATCCGGCGGCGACCTGGTGGATACGGCACGCCGCTACCGGGGGGTGCGCTATCGGTGGGCGGGCATGAGCAGCCGCGGCATGGACTGCTCGGGGCTCATCGCCCGCGTGCTGCGCGCGAACGGCGTCCGCGCGCCCCACAACGCCGCCCAGCTTTTCAAGCTGGGCGAAACGGTGCGTTTTGCGGATCTGCGGCCCGGCGACCTGCTGTTCTTCAAGACCAGCCGCCGCGGCATTTCCCACGTTGGGATGTACGTCGGCGAGGATAAGTTCATCCACGCCTCGAGCGGCGCGGGCCGCGTCGTCACCACCAGCATCTACGACCCCTACTACTCCAAGCGCCTCAAGGGCGCCCGCCGGTTGGGGGAGACCTCCGAATAGGCTCGCCGGGCGCACCACACGCTTACTGCCGCCCCGCCAGCTCCTCGATGATCGCCGCGACCTTGTCGGCGGCGTCGGGGCGCCCCAGCGCCTTGCTGCGGCGGGCCATGGCCTCGCGGCGCTCGTCGTCCTCGATCACCTCGCGCAGCATCTTCGCCAGCACCCCGGCGTTGAGCTCGGCATCGCGAATGATGATCGCGGCGCCGGCCTCGGCCAAGAGGCGCGCGTTCTGCTCCTGCTCGCTGCTCGCCGCCCCCGCCCAGGGAATGACGATGGCGGGCACCCCGCGCACTGTAATCTCCGCCAGCGCGGAGCCCCCACCGCGGGTGACGATGACATCGGCGGCGGCAAGGGCAAGCTGGATGTCGTCGAGATACTCCCGCGCCTGGTAGGGAAGCCCGGCCGCGGCCAAGGCGTTTGCATCCGGATGGACGGAGTTGGCGCTGCCGGTCAGGTGCAGGACCTGGATGCGCCGGGCGATGGCGTCGTGGCGCGCCAGGCGCTCGAGGGCGCCGGAGAAGGCGAGATTGAGGTTGCGGGAGCCGATGCTGCCGCCGACGACGACGATGGTAAGGCGATCGGCGGCCAAGCCGAGGGCGGCAAGCGCCTCCTCGCGCCGAGCCTCGATGATCTCGCGGCGCACCGGGTTGCCGGTGACCTCGATGCGCAGTTTGGGGCCGAACAGCTCGCGGCAGTATTCGGCGGACTGCGGGGATACAACGCACAGCACTCGCGACATGCGGGCGGTGGCGCGGCTGGTGAAGCCGGGGCGCTGGTTCTGCTCGACGGTCATGCGCGGGATGCGCAGCAGGCGCGCAGCGACGATGACCGGGCCGCTGACATAGCCGCCCAAGCCGACCACAACGTGCGGGCGATGCTGGCGCAGGAGGCGCAGGCTCTGGCGCAGGCTGCGCCCGGAGAGCAGATCCGCCGCGCTGCGCAGGCGGCGCAGCAGCGGCTGGCGGCCGCGCAGGCCGCGCACGGAGATGGTGGCGAGGTCGAAGCCGGCGGCGGGCACGATGCGCGACTCGATGCGCTCGCGGGTGCCGATGAAGAGAATGCGGGCGCGGGGATTGCGAGCGATCACGGCGCGGGCGATGGCGATGGCGGGATAGACGTGTCCGCCGGTGCCGGCGGCGGCGATGGCGACTCGCAGCTCGTCTCGCTCCGCGGCGGCGGGCGCCATCACTTCCCCAGCGGAGCAAGCTGAGGCTCACTCCAGGCCGCAAAGTCGGCGGAATGCGAGACCCACCGCTGCTCGTCTTCGCCTGCCAGCGCGCTCCAGTAAAGGTCGTAGCCGCCGGCGACCTCCTCGACAGTCACAAAGCCCTTGGCGCCGGGCTGGCTGCTTACCCGCACCGACTGCGACCAGCGTTGTCCGTCCGCCGACCAAGCGGCCCAGACCTGGGGTTCGCCGTCGCGGTCGGAGACCCACGCCAGCGTCAGCCGCCCCCTGCGGTCGGCGACAAACAGCGGGCCGGCGTGGAGCAGGTCGTACTGGAGATCGCCACTGATGCCGGGACTCGCCTGCACCGTTTGGTGTTCCGGCACCGCCAGGGTGAGGGACAAGGCGCGGCCGCCCTCACGCTCGGACACCCAGATGACGCCCATGCGGCCGTCGAGCATCTCGATAATGCCGGGGGCGCGATCGGGCGTGGGGGCCAGGGCGACGGCTCCGGGGGGGCTCCAGGCGCGGCCGTCTTCAGACATGGAGATCCAGATGTCGGGGCTGCGCGCGACGTAGCTCAGGCCCGCGTCCGCGCTTCCGCGACCAGGCGAGACTTCGGCCAGCCAACCGGTGGTCGCGCTCCAGGCGAGCCAGTACGTTCCGCTTGACGCCCGCGCCAGCGTGAACTCCGAAGCGCCGTCGTCCGACACCACCCATTCGGGGTAAGCGCCGCTCACCTGCACCGGGCTGCCCCAATGCTCCCCATC
The sequence above is a segment of the Armatimonadota bacterium genome. Coding sequences within it:
- a CDS encoding anaerobic sulfatase maturase, with the translated sequence MNRPRDFQLLIKPVSADCNLACRYCFYRRVGAMYPATPGHRMARDVLEHMIRTYLAPTRRGIATFSWQGGEPLLAGLDFFVDAFGLMARHGRGGQPVANAVQTNGVLLDREWARLFRAYSVLVGVSLDGPRHIHDHYRTGAAGGSFDAVMAGIGHLRDVGVEFNLLTLVTAASAPHGAEIYRFLRDRGFTHLQLIPCVEAGGGGGRAAEYAVSPAGYGDFLCAVFDAWREDGAGKVSVRLFDAIMERELRGRGSLCELDGPCSGYLVVEHNGDVYPCDFFVRPEWRLGNLMQDDFDALFATARWRDFCAQRAANAAACAGCEWLDLCRGGCCKDRLPAAGGDTRPMERRSYLCESYRRFFDHAAAELCRLARELAASPSCGER
- a CDS encoding C40 family peptidase; translation: MALCALPTPSAVIASAPLINDALTQSYESLQPVLRSEPPPPRTAASGGDLVDTARRYRGVRYRWAGMSSRGMDCSGLIARVLRANGVRAPHNAAQLFKLGETVRFADLRPGDLLFFKTSRRGISHVGMYVGEDKFIHASSGAGRVVTTSIYDPYYSKRLKGARRLGETSE
- the murI gene encoding glutamate racemase, giving the protein MIGVFDSGIGGLTVVRRLFEVLPDYRVTYFGDTARLPYGGKSAETVTRYALEDARFLLREGARLIVVACNSASAVALEALRERLEVPVIGVIDPAVRAAVAATQSGRIGVIGTRATVGSGIYERLITEMRHDAVVITEAAPLLVHLVEEGWLDQPETPSIIRTYLTPLLERRVDTIILACTHYPILHDMIARMVGKDITLVDPALETAADVQALLARDEALRASLERSCDHLFYVSDLTPHFAEVSARFLGCSITGHLHKIDLA
- a CDS encoding clostripain-related cysteine peptidase gives rise to the protein MRILVIAALLVAGALLMLMTAGCGGGSGSAVGSIEGYVFGQTLPAAAQTPMLALGRGPTPPPGYEPAPGALVMVTGGATVATTDAAGYFRLDRVAIGAQTLTISKSGFLTAVAQVTVVAGQVATVPNTLLQPSERKWTILVFLNADNDLEEFGVQDVNEMEMVGSSPEVDIIVQMDRIAGYDTSNGDWTGCRRLRVVKDSDTATISSPVLQDLGEVDMGDWRMLRDFVQWGVAAYPAEHYMVVLWDHGAGWRSARTAEARNPATRGVSYDWTVSSHISITDLPQALDVQPRLDIICFDASLMQMVEVAYQLRHFGRLMVGSEESPPGPGYAYQTFLASLVATPTMTPEQFAERIVTQTLDYYASIGYTSGLTQSAVALAKMDGVALAVDGFGRALATAMPAYSTQITSARTQAQRYAYPDNKDLYDFAQLISGLVARDNVVTAAQTVMQTVQDVVIAEAHNNARRNSHGLAIFVPGKNDYNDFYRPSYQQLEFAANTYWDNWLSVSPP
- a CDS encoding N-acetylmuramoyl-L-alanine amidase: MRPAFAASVAALLAALVAVPAAADRFVAGGEPMPSPAPFQVLADKEEVCAPAVAALRRLGVQITAADGRIDMRAPNGASLIVRTGSDQALVNGVERALPAAVSRQGEHLFLPLRTVAWHLGIAYRWDQQSRTIFLHPRVTDITFARLPDKVRVTIGGSAQLSYSAGTLKQPPRIYVDVANADLFAAEQQILVNEADLVSVRASQNSLNPDSVRVVLDLKQEVPAYHHSTTDGGRTIVIDLPAPKLEPETAQGTVTVDSIRLVRRSDTVCALVVNASGAPVASLSDRRGTPQTVVELSNARLTEERVEGEHPLVESATAEQTGENEARIVLNLRSPQPAALARGPRGLCVLLGQVPPGDVTVVLDPGHGGGQPGAPGRSGLEEKTVNLAVALRAEKLLRAQGARVLLTRREDCSLIPLPVPAPRDQLRRELTMRAGVANKQGADVFISIHCNAGSASARGTETYYSTPRSLGLAKVLQQELLKGLGRKDGGVRRRKDFVVTSRSLMPAALVELAFLSSAEEEALLGSPEFQQRAAQAITDGVRRFAEEGGLLAYYAELESVKWVQTGAAAARSQPTPAAADSPGSGASAGDSR
- a CDS encoding proton-conducting transporter membrane subunit, whose translation is MNASSAVLLNWLLFFPFVAAVVIAAFPRILRLLPAQERSLALGAPGATAVATVLLSLGVAGAMGAAIAREGYVYADYLWTPAFFQLRLRLDALGFYALLAILAALLPTAVWASATGARDHLRWAGFAGALGAFTGVVLAADLVVLYIFWELSALALWVALAPPFAPGKRFLAWSHAGGLCVLVAVLLVAGMTLDTHIYSAGPGLLMQRLSWVKWVGLLLLVGLAFKLGLAPAHSWLRDLTHAGSGIWGVALPGVGLVTAGYGAIRLVSYILPSYAAAALAWLPALLGLITVVYAGMRALLADDPATGVSFLLAAAAGQVAFALGVGMRGASAGLTGAIALLLPLALGASLLGAGGAGGLGAATWRDLRGRFRSAPAQGTALLAGVWTLAGAPPLAGFWAQRAVVAAARHEGVGLSALALIAPILFAAYGVRAATIGFARDGGSPGREPRWRGWWVFGVVLLSAALGMAPGLWMPYVLKITQSLTGG
- the alr gene encoding alanine racemase, yielding MKSTWNAWVEVDTAAMRRNAAAVCRLVGAGVQVMAVVKADGYGHGALAAARAALEGGASWLGVASVEEGAQLRAQGIAAPVLVLGCGLPDQAAQVVEQGLTQTLATGEMARALSAAAVGAGAEVGVHIKVDTGMGRLGVLPHQAAAFARLANDLPGLRVEGMCSHLATADDDDPTCARAQARRFQQTLAELAAQGIEPPLRHLANSAAVVRFPEMHFDLVRAGLLIYGLNPLRRPLTELDLVPALAWKTRIACVRRVPAGQPLSYGGLYVTPRPSRIACLPVGYADGFPRALTNVGTVLVGGRRCPVVGAVCMDQTLVDIGDADAQVGDEVVLIGEQARERITANDLAAAQGTVVHEVVARLGKRLPRICADEVATQEGDT